One Spinacia oleracea cultivar Varoflay chromosome 4, BTI_SOV_V1, whole genome shotgun sequence DNA segment encodes these proteins:
- the LOC130471534 gene encoding nucleobase-ascorbate transporter 3-like — MAAIKWGTPLFSAGSVFGIMGAALVSSAETTGTFYAAARLSGATPPPCHTLSRSIGWQVQEVVPKVFFSTFLSQENVGLLGLTHVGSRRVVQVSTSFMILFSIFGKFESFFASIPLPIFAAIYCVLYGIVAASGISFIQFTNNNSMRNMYVLGLSLFLGISIPYYFMSYTMTANHGPVNTGGAWILSFEVMTKSRLTK; from the exons TGGGGTACACCGTTATTCAGTGCAGGCAGTGTGTTTGGGATAATGGGTGCGGCACTTGTTTCGTCAGCAGAG ACCACTGGAACATTTTATGCAGCTGCCCGCCTATCTGGTGCCACTCCTCCTCCCTGTCATACGTTGAGCAGAAGTATAGGGTGGCAG gttcaagaagTTGTCCCTAAGGTTTTTTTCAGCACCTTCTTATCTCA GGAGAATGTTGGGCTTCTTGGACTGACACATGTAGGAAGTAGGAGAGTTGTTCAAGTGTCTACATCTTTCATGATCCTTTTCTCCATATTTG GAAAATTTGAATCCTTCTTTGCATCAATCCCTCTACCAATATTTGCTGCCATATATTGCGTTCTGTATGGAATAGTTG CTGCCAGTGGGATTTCCTTCATTCAATTTACGAACAATAATTCCATGAGGAATATGTACGTTTTGGGGCTGAGTCTTTTCCTTGGAATATCGATACCTTATTACTTTATGAGTTACACCATGACAGCAAATCATGGGCCTGTTAACACCGGTGGTGCATGG ATTCTCAGTTTCGAAGTTATGACAAAGAGCAGATTGACGAAGTAA